A genomic segment from Caldilineales bacterium encodes:
- a CDS encoding protein kinase, which yields MALVDSLDNNTLLIVLVAAVVLVAVAALLLGRKRKPAAGARTGQGVAVGGASLYVLSGPGQGGRIALTTPSVRIGRRQDCEIPIDAPLVSRQHAIIAYQNGSWRLLDQESTNGTWVNGQRITEHLLQANDHIGIGATVFVFQLVGAERTPSPQPILAPVERPRPSTAAVARIHDLSNYDLSVVGRGGEGVVYRGVARADGSVVAIKILESQDPYLERKFRQVGMMGKQLQHPHIVAIYHFGQHDGTYYIIMEYVDGGSLRDRMQVNTPFPPAEAIRVLGQTCEALDYAHRQQVVHRDIKPSNILFDGANQVKLSDFGIARILSQPTVTQMGMILGTPEYMSYEQARGASATAQSDIYSLGVVAYQLFTGQLPFDGSGPDAWRILDKHLKEKPRPPRQVNPSLAPAIATAIMRALEKDADKRFRTGAEFARALGYNGQTPPAMTSGRLVSNTGYIIPITGTDFLITNSLLNHTSVSRAHARIIFRENQFWLHDEGSTNGTWRNGQRLSSDWTPLQAGDVLTFGQVSLQFLAGP from the coding sequence ATGGCGCTCGTAGACAGCTTGGACAACAACACATTACTGATCGTACTTGTCGCTGCGGTCGTACTGGTCGCTGTTGCCGCCTTGTTGTTAGGACGAAAACGCAAGCCGGCGGCAGGGGCAAGGACGGGCCAGGGGGTGGCTGTCGGGGGGGCAAGTCTGTACGTGTTGTCTGGCCCTGGCCAGGGTGGGCGCATCGCCCTCACCACGCCATCGGTGCGCATCGGACGGCGACAAGACTGTGAGATCCCTATCGACGCTCCCCTGGTTTCCAGGCAACATGCAATCATTGCCTACCAGAATGGTTCCTGGCGTCTGCTCGACCAGGAAAGCACCAACGGCACCTGGGTGAACGGCCAAAGGATCACGGAGCATCTTCTGCAAGCCAATGATCACATTGGCATCGGTGCCACCGTCTTCGTTTTCCAGTTGGTCGGAGCTGAACGCACCCCTAGCCCCCAACCCATTCTTGCCCCTGTCGAGCGGCCTCGGCCCAGCACTGCTGCTGTAGCTCGCATTCATGATCTCAGCAACTATGATCTGTCGGTGGTGGGGCGGGGCGGCGAGGGAGTGGTGTATCGGGGGGTGGCCAGGGCCGATGGTTCGGTGGTTGCGATCAAGATCCTTGAAAGCCAGGACCCCTATCTAGAACGCAAATTCAGGCAGGTGGGGATGATGGGAAAACAGCTTCAGCATCCCCATATCGTTGCCATTTACCACTTCGGGCAGCACGATGGCACTTACTACATCATCATGGAATATGTGGATGGCGGTTCGCTGCGCGACCGCATGCAGGTGAACACGCCCTTCCCACCTGCTGAGGCGATTCGCGTCCTCGGACAAACATGCGAGGCGCTCGATTACGCCCACCGCCAACAAGTGGTCCACCGTGATATCAAACCATCGAACATTCTGTTCGACGGCGCCAATCAGGTCAAGTTGAGCGATTTTGGCATCGCCCGCATCCTCTCTCAACCCACCGTCACCCAAATGGGCATGATCCTGGGCACACCGGAGTACATGTCGTATGAACAGGCGCGCGGGGCGTCAGCGACCGCTCAGAGCGACATCTACTCGTTAGGCGTCGTCGCCTATCAGCTTTTCACCGGCCAACTGCCATTCGATGGCTCCGGGCCGGATGCGTGGCGCATCCTCGACAAGCACCTCAAGGAAAAGCCTCGCCCGCCGCGCCAGGTCAATCCCTCGCTGGCGCCTGCCATCGCCACGGCCATCATGCGTGCGCTCGAGAAAGATGCCGACAAACGTTTTCGCACGGGCGCAGAATTCGCCCGCGCCTTAGGATACAACGGCCAGACGCCGCCGGCGATGACTTCGGGCAGACTTGTGTCGAATACCGGCTACATCATCCCGATCACAGGAACAGATTTCCTCATTACGAACTCTTTGCTCAATCATACATCGGTTTCCCGCGCGCATGCCCGCATCATTTTTCGCGAGAATCAGTTCTGGCTGCACGATGAAGGCTCGACCAACGGCACCTGGCGCAATGGCCAGCGCCTGTCATCGGATTGGACGCCTTTGCAGGCGGGTGATGTGCTCACCTTTGGCCAGGTAAGCCTCCAGTTTCTGGCTGGACCATGA
- a CDS encoding FHA domain-containing protein: protein MNTNRPAGIVFIVVWLFLNGLSALAATAAPLFALDLFNTVGLSGAVPLLGAVVTLAIAVAYFAMAWGLWELRDWSRLATMILSGIGLVLYLIAAVMFLFGVEVMGIRLSFPGIGIGFLIGAVINGLVIWYLLKPDVQSIYQQGQMNMGGNFATAIGGPPSPMSFPGTETAWPGDWNSSASLPPPTPPSVSSLPTASPAAPVIDATRPLQEPEPVLGWLVVQSGPRAGEQLKLRAGANVVGRDGRASQLLVEESSVSGEHAKIRWENGVFVIYDLASTNGTFVNDRRIEKQRLMDGDKVRMGRMEFTFKQLDPRQRRSA from the coding sequence ATGAACACAAACCGGCCGGCCGGCATCGTCTTCATCGTTGTCTGGCTGTTTCTCAACGGCCTGAGTGCATTGGCGGCGACGGCGGCGCCCCTCTTCGCACTCGATCTGTTCAACACCGTCGGTCTGTCTGGGGCCGTCCCTCTCCTGGGCGCAGTCGTAACGCTGGCGATAGCCGTCGCCTATTTTGCCATGGCCTGGGGGTTGTGGGAACTGCGCGATTGGTCACGGCTGGCTACCATGATCTTATCCGGAATCGGCCTGGTCCTTTATCTGATCGCGGCGGTGATGTTCCTGTTCGGCGTCGAGGTCATGGGCATCCGGTTGAGCTTCCCCGGCATCGGCATCGGCTTTCTGATCGGCGCCGTGATCAACGGGCTTGTCATCTGGTATTTGCTCAAGCCCGACGTCCAGTCTATCTATCAACAAGGGCAGATGAACATGGGCGGCAATTTCGCTACGGCCATTGGTGGCCCGCCCTCGCCGATGAGCTTCCCCGGCACTGAAACCGCCTGGCCCGGCGATTGGAACTCGTCGGCGTCGCTGCCCCCGCCTACTCCGCCCTCGGTCTCGTCGCTCCCCACCGCCTCCCCGGCTGCGCCTGTCATCGACGCCACCCGTCCCTTGCAGGAACCGGAACCGGTGCTGGGCTGGCTGGTGGTGCAGAGCGGCCCGCGCGCCGGCGAGCAACTCAAACTGCGCGCTGGCGCCAATGTGGTGGGCCGCGATGGGAGGGCGTCCCAGCTCCTGGTCGAGGAATCGTCGGTCTCTGGTGAACACGCCAAGATCCGCTGGGAAAACGGCGTGTTCGTGATCTACGATCTGGCCAGCACCAACGGCACCTTCGTCAACGACCGTCGCATCGAGAAACAGCGGTTGATGGACGGCGATAAAGTGCGCATGGGGCGTATGGAGTTCACTTTCAAGCAACTCGACCCCAGGCAGCGCCGCTCAGCGTAA
- a CDS encoding FHA domain-containing protein has translation MSEYDRTQAVGGGAYPVDSPTEVVGSPRTGGGQPYRSESFRGGDQTIRMDIKRQPPSFAFLVITKGRRLGDILRLNLGETSIGRETDNDVIVDDDYCSRYHAKVKVEDDAEADNQKAFFIYDLATPNHTYVNDEETLRAKLVDGARVQIGETIMVFKKV, from the coding sequence ATGTCAGAGTATGACCGAACCCAGGCTGTAGGCGGCGGCGCCTACCCTGTGGATTCACCGACGGAGGTCGTCGGTAGCCCGCGCACGGGCGGTGGCCAGCCGTACCGCAGTGAGTCGTTTCGTGGCGGCGATCAAACCATACGAATGGACATCAAGCGGCAGCCTCCGTCGTTTGCCTTTCTGGTGATCACCAAAGGACGGCGGCTAGGTGACATCCTGCGTCTCAATCTTGGCGAGACGAGTATCGGCCGCGAGACCGACAACGATGTCATCGTGGACGACGACTATTGCTCACGATACCATGCTAAGGTAAAAGTGGAAGACGACGCGGAAGCCGACAACCAGAAGGCTTTTTTCATCTACGATCTGGCGACGCCCAATCATACCTATGTGAACGACGAGGAGACCCTGCGAGCCAAACTGGTGGATGGCGCCAGAGTGCAGATCGGTGAGACCATCATGGTCTTCAAGAAGGTGTGA
- a CDS encoding FHA domain-containing protein — protein sequence MVTRTEYLSQPGLHVAWLVVASGPRRGRDIQVRKTTNIGREAKNHVILDDETVSAEHARIRFENGAYVLYDLASSNGTMLNGERIQKAMLRDEDRITIGRLQLVFKETKID from the coding sequence ATGGTGACACGTACAGAATATCTGAGCCAGCCGGGCCTGCACGTGGCCTGGCTGGTGGTGGCCTCAGGCCCACGGCGCGGCCGTGACATCCAGGTGCGCAAGACCACCAATATCGGGCGCGAGGCCAAGAATCACGTCATCCTCGACGATGAGACCGTCTCGGCCGAACACGCGCGCATCCGCTTCGAAAACGGCGCCTATGTGCTCTATGACCTGGCCAGCAGCAATGGCACGATGTTGAACGGTGAGCGCATCCAGAAGGCGATGCTGCGGGACGAGGATCGCATCACCATCGGACGTCTTCAACTGGTCTTCAAAGAGACCAAGATCGATTGA
- a CDS encoding FHA domain-containing protein produces MDPTLFGDVSAGMLRFLGIWYNEWGAFLGFLLALVSAFVIFLDSIRQNIGALWYKVAAVVGTLLALPSLVLRVSPELGNRIGPALVPLAFVGVFGAVVAFLAMITYLAWGRRAEQAQTAYVESTVGVAGVTEGYGPSFTPPSTPAYTPAPPQISVPHASAPVAPATVQVGPGSGAGPAPAANTVIFKRPPKEIGQLIVRNGQRTGQSFALSEETNIGRDAQGNQISLDDPQMSRFNSRIKLENGVFVIYDLASTNGTFVNGQKILKQPLKDHDEIKIGDTSFAFIEVKSAGGPA; encoded by the coding sequence ATGGATCCAACCCTCTTCGGCGACGTAAGCGCCGGCATGTTGCGTTTTTTAGGCATCTGGTACAACGAATGGGGCGCGTTCCTGGGCTTTCTACTGGCCCTGGTCTCGGCCTTCGTCATCTTTCTCGATTCCATCCGCCAGAACATCGGCGCCCTGTGGTATAAGGTGGCGGCGGTGGTGGGCACGCTGCTGGCGCTGCCATCGCTGGTGTTGCGGGTTTCGCCCGAGTTGGGGAACCGCATCGGGCCGGCGCTGGTGCCTCTGGCCTTCGTGGGCGTGTTCGGCGCCGTCGTCGCCTTCCTGGCCATGATCACGTATCTGGCCTGGGGCCGGCGGGCGGAGCAAGCACAGACTGCCTATGTCGAGTCGACCGTCGGCGTGGCTGGAGTCACCGAAGGCTACGGCCCCTCATTCACGCCGCCCTCCACCCCTGCTTACACGCCCGCGCCTCCCCAGATCTCTGTTCCTCATGCCTCGGCGCCAGTCGCGCCCGCTACCGTGCAAGTGGGGCCGGGATCGGGCGCGGGGCCGGCGCCTGCCGCAAATACAGTCATTTTCAAGCGCCCGCCTAAAGAGATCGGCCAATTGATCGTTCGTAACGGGCAGCGTACTGGCCAAAGTTTCGCGTTGTCAGAAGAAACCAACATCGGTCGCGACGCACAAGGCAATCAGATTTCACTGGACGATCCTCAGATGTCGCGCTTCAACTCGCGTATCAAACTGGAGAACGGCGTCTTTGTGATCTACGACCTGGCCAGCACCAATGGCACCTTTGTCAACGGCCAGAAAATCCTGAAGCAGCCTCTCAAAGACCATGACGAGATCAAGATCGGCGACACTTCGTTTGCATTCATCGAAGTCAAGAGCGCGGGCGGGCCTGCCTGA